A single genomic interval of Acidobacteriota bacterium harbors:
- a CDS encoding FkbM family methyltransferase, which translates to MPDSERGNLELAYAVGLYENPTPDAAAADIDGARNMRLEIAEERRSSAGQYLKKTVQFFYLHGPWFVLRKALWRYQFTRFRRRCDAWRARAGAKPVTVNFLDQEFELHPSGKGLSEEILLLGTHEPVCTRVYLQHLREGDQVLDVGSNLGYYALLAGRAVGPAGRVLGFEPARDVFAILERNVARSGLTNIQVFPWAISNQNKAIEFYGSEIPSWGSLIREQDLLQAQPTTVPAKRLDDLLEEFPGFHPTVLRMDVEGAEMMALEAAQRLLQEYRPRIFVEIHPFAFEWERAHKTIISLRDMGYSSGVVIERIWDEPWASRWLRERRHWSGSTDKLLEIIESRGEALNTGVFSILLEPGKLHSPRF; encoded by the coding sequence ATGCCTGACTCGGAACGCGGAAATCTCGAATTAGCTTATGCCGTGGGGTTGTACGAAAATCCTACGCCTGACGCCGCAGCGGCGGACATTGACGGCGCGAGAAATATGCGCCTGGAGATCGCTGAAGAGCGAAGGAGTAGCGCTGGGCAATACCTAAAGAAGACGGTTCAATTCTTCTATCTGCATGGCCCCTGGTTCGTCTTGCGGAAAGCCCTCTGGCGGTATCAGTTCACACGTTTTCGAAGGAGATGTGACGCCTGGCGCGCTCGGGCGGGCGCAAAGCCGGTGACCGTAAACTTTCTAGACCAGGAATTTGAGTTGCATCCTTCCGGGAAGGGGCTGAGCGAGGAGATCTTGCTGCTGGGAACGCATGAGCCGGTTTGCACCAGGGTTTACCTGCAACACCTGCGGGAAGGCGATCAGGTCCTGGATGTGGGGTCGAATCTCGGTTACTACGCGCTTCTAGCCGGGCGTGCCGTGGGTCCGGCAGGCCGCGTGCTGGGATTCGAACCAGCCCGCGACGTCTTTGCCATCCTGGAGCGCAATGTGGCCCGCTCTGGATTAACGAATATCCAGGTCTTTCCCTGGGCTATCAGTAACCAAAACAAAGCCATCGAATTTTACGGATCAGAGATCCCCAGCTGGGGGAGTCTCATTCGCGAGCAGGATCTGTTGCAGGCGCAGCCGACAACCGTTCCAGCAAAAAGGCTGGATGATCTTCTCGAAGAGTTTCCGGGATTTCATCCCACCGTGCTGCGTATGGACGTGGAAGGGGCTGAAATGATGGCACTGGAAGCGGCACAGCGCTTACTCCAGGAGTATAGGCCGCGTATCTTTGTTGAAATTCATCCCTTTGCGTTTGAATGGGAGCGTGCTCACAAGACGATTATCAGCCTGCGCGACATGGGTTATTCCTCCGGTGTAGTGATCGAGAGGATCTGGGACGAGCCATGGGCGAGCAGATGGCTGAGAGAAAGGCGTCATTGGTCCGGATCTACCGATAAATTACTTGAGATAATCGAATCGCGAGGCGAGGCGTTAAATACAGGCGTATTCTCCATCCTTCTTGAGCCAGGTAAGCTGCATTCGCCACGCTTCTGA
- a CDS encoding carboxylate--amine ligase, which produces MLTIKDTSTPVIVLRSDSHGGLNIMRSLGRLGVAVYNVDPNPWVPAFQSRYCKGKCLWDIEHRPAEETLECLSEFRRAVGRPCVMIPTTDWTARFVAEHVGALAESFIFPQQAAGLVHSLACKREMFYLARRHNIPTPDAAFPRSREDVLAFLEGARFPVMLKGIDGQRLWERTGKKMFIVRTEDELLKLYDAAEDFQNPNLMLQEYIPGGDDTIWMFNGYFNGQSDCLVGFTGKKIRQCPIHRGSTSLGICLANRTVDTTTRRFMKAIGYKGALDIGFRYDARDGQYKVLDINPRIGATFRLFVGENGTDVARALYLDLTGQEVVPSPAKEGRKWIVEDLDIVSSYRYYREGHLGFKDWIRSFRGIREAAFICSDDPLPVAAMLVSRTAELIRRTFRVCFGKARAFRPDTAKHGVRPSKRELSSRQLILNFFSRKTGS; this is translated from the coding sequence ATGCTGACGATCAAAGATACTTCCACGCCGGTCATTGTGCTCAGATCTGACAGCCACGGCGGATTGAACATCATGAGAAGCCTTGGCAGGCTTGGAGTGGCTGTTTACAACGTGGACCCAAACCCATGGGTGCCGGCATTTCAGTCACGATATTGCAAGGGAAAATGCCTTTGGGACATCGAGCATCGGCCCGCAGAAGAGACGCTGGAGTGCTTGTCAGAGTTTCGACGGGCGGTCGGAAGGCCCTGCGTCATGATTCCAACCACCGATTGGACGGCCCGGTTTGTTGCGGAGCATGTCGGCGCTCTCGCTGAGAGTTTCATTTTTCCGCAACAGGCGGCCGGCCTGGTCCATTCTCTCGCCTGCAAGCGTGAAATGTTCTATCTCGCTCGCAGGCACAATATTCCTACGCCGGACGCGGCTTTCCCGCGTTCCCGTGAAGATGTGCTGGCTTTTCTGGAGGGGGCCCGCTTCCCTGTCATGCTCAAGGGAATTGATGGACAGCGATTATGGGAACGAACGGGAAAGAAGATGTTTATCGTTCGAACGGAAGATGAGCTCCTAAAACTCTATGATGCCGCCGAAGACTTCCAGAATCCCAATTTGATGCTGCAGGAATATATTCCAGGTGGAGATGACACTATCTGGATGTTCAACGGATATTTCAATGGGCAATCGGACTGCCTCGTAGGCTTCACGGGCAAGAAGATCCGCCAGTGTCCTATCCACAGAGGATCAACCAGCCTGGGGATTTGCCTGGCTAATCGTACGGTCGACACGACCACCAGGCGCTTTATGAAGGCTATAGGATACAAAGGCGCACTGGACATCGGATTTCGCTACGATGCCCGCGATGGTCAATATAAAGTACTCGACATTAATCCCAGGATTGGGGCCACGTTCCGTCTGTTCGTCGGAGAGAATGGCACGGACGTGGCTCGCGCCCTCTACCTGGATCTGACGGGTCAGGAGGTGGTGCCGTCTCCTGCCAAGGAAGGAAGAAAGTGGATCGTTGAAGACCTCGATATTGTCTCTTCTTACCGCTACTACCGCGAAGGGCACTTGGGCTTTAAGGACTGGATTCGTTCCTTTCGAGGCATCAGGGAGGCTGCTTTTATCTGCTCCGATGATCCGCTTCCTGTTGCGGCTATGCTTGTTTCACGAACCGCAGAGTTGATCCGACGCACCTTTCGGGTTTGTTTTGGAAAGGCCCGAGCTTTCAGGCCCGATACGGCCAAACATGGCGTCCGTCCTTCCAAGCGAGAGTTGTCTTCGCGTCAACTGATCCTTAATTTCTTTAGCAGGAAAACCGGATCATAA
- a CDS encoding aminoglycoside phosphotransferase family protein, which yields MNNRSDTVLRGSNDVRERIACALCARTQSVIIDRYGYNTSRLAVCCSGKWEGKRLFAKILLADPYPIPPRFRAPWEPFHRTSVPVRAITEQIDTEWNMTLNMLRLSGGRSVPVPLGRSLAARTIVWEEAGGTSLVRALKWSRLRGSMATAGAEALLKAGSWLRGVHEASQQGMEVIEARDLIQTAIGLSRQKQRNAGHYESLASKILEDWLRERGATDSFKVPRALTHGDFCLSNLLWKTGGKQLAVIDFELSGFRPIYYDLFALIADLRAMLLNPLIPKSVIQSWEQSFWQGYGQTSTEILAFVKALALARVFYYHFSRLLTRRERKGLIGGINAQLYRTFLEGRIITQRLDLPPELAHSHQI from the coding sequence ATGAATAACAGGTCGGATACCGTGTTACGAGGATCAAATGATGTCCGCGAAAGGATTGCCTGCGCGCTTTGCGCGAGGACGCAGTCGGTCATCATAGACCGCTACGGGTACAACACGTCCAGGCTCGCGGTATGTTGTTCGGGAAAATGGGAAGGGAAAAGGTTGTTTGCGAAGATACTGCTCGCAGATCCCTATCCAATCCCTCCGCGTTTTCGTGCCCCGTGGGAGCCGTTCCACCGCACATCAGTACCTGTAAGGGCCATTACCGAGCAGATCGATACTGAATGGAACATGACACTCAATATGCTCAGGCTCTCGGGCGGTCGTTCAGTGCCGGTACCGCTGGGAAGATCGCTGGCAGCAAGAACCATCGTTTGGGAAGAAGCTGGCGGCACTTCCCTGGTCCGAGCCTTGAAATGGTCGCGATTAAGAGGCTCGATGGCAACTGCCGGCGCTGAAGCACTCCTGAAAGCCGGAAGCTGGCTGCGGGGCGTCCACGAGGCCTCGCAACAAGGCATGGAAGTGATTGAAGCGCGTGACCTGATTCAGACCGCCATCGGATTGTCACGACAGAAACAGAGAAACGCCGGCCACTATGAAAGTTTAGCATCGAAAATCCTGGAAGACTGGTTACGGGAAAGAGGGGCAACCGACAGCTTCAAAGTGCCGCGCGCGCTTACCCACGGCGATTTCTGTCTTTCGAACCTTCTTTGGAAAACAGGCGGAAAGCAGCTTGCCGTCATCGACTTTGAGTTGTCCGGTTTTCGGCCTATTTACTATGATCTGTTTGCATTGATTGCCGATCTCCGGGCCATGCTATTGAACCCGCTTATTCCCAAATCGGTGATCCAATCGTGGGAACAATCCTTCTGGCAGGGGTACGGACAGACTTCCACGGAGATATTGGCATTCGTGAAAGCACTGGCGCTGGCCAGGGTCTTTTACTACCACTTTTCACGTCTTTTGACGAGGCGGGAACGGAAAGGATTGATCGGTGGCATCAATGCGCAACTTTACCGAACCTTCCTGGAAGGCAGAATCATCACTCAGCGATTGGATTTGCCGCCTGAACTTGCCCATTCCCATCAAATTTAG
- a CDS encoding class I SAM-dependent methyltransferase yields the protein MAGCRGRIVPGAGMQYSDWATPDGKVCMSGLTEVNSVETPMAQYQKAVDSFFRHRSLYWKDVYDADSLSAVIYRERRSTVLSMVDNLKLPVYSSILEAGCGAGSISVAMAKRSYRVNAVDTVEGMLELTRQAADEAGLGPNIGVSSADVCQLSFPSQHFTVVLAVGVLAWLDHPRKAIAELYRVTKSGGYVILTATNKWCLDQILDPLCFPGLRPLRWQVAEVLERFNIWRRSKPRQYRYSVKQIDALLSQAGFHKLAGRTLGFGPFTVLKQKLLPDRIGIKVHQKLQSLAGRQFPAIRSCGAVYVVLAQKP from the coding sequence ATGGCGGGTTGCAGGGGAAGAATTGTTCCAGGTGCAGGTATGCAATATTCGGACTGGGCAACACCCGATGGGAAGGTATGTATGAGTGGTTTGACGGAAGTCAATTCGGTCGAGACACCTATGGCCCAATACCAAAAGGCTGTGGACTCATTCTTCCGCCATCGTTCTCTATACTGGAAAGACGTTTACGATGCGGACAGTCTAAGCGCCGTCATCTATCGCGAGAGAAGATCTACAGTCCTGTCAATGGTCGACAATCTCAAATTGCCTGTATATTCCTCCATCCTGGAGGCCGGCTGCGGTGCAGGCTCAATCAGTGTCGCAATGGCCAAGAGAAGCTACCGGGTGAATGCCGTAGACACTGTCGAAGGAATGCTCGAACTTACGCGCCAAGCGGCCGATGAGGCGGGTCTAGGTCCGAACATCGGGGTCAGTTCGGCCGATGTATGTCAGTTGAGCTTTCCTTCGCAGCACTTCACAGTGGTTCTCGCCGTCGGCGTGTTGGCCTGGCTGGATCACCCGCGAAAGGCCATAGCGGAATTGTATCGCGTCACCAAGTCCGGCGGCTACGTCATTCTGACGGCCACCAACAAGTGGTGCCTGGATCAAATCCTCGATCCTCTATGCTTTCCCGGACTGCGCCCCTTACGATGGCAAGTTGCTGAAGTCCTGGAGAGATTCAACATCTGGAGACGTTCAAAACCGCGCCAGTACAGGTATTCAGTAAAGCAAATCGATGCGCTCCTCAGCCAGGCAGGGTTTCATAAGCTGGCAGGGCGAACTCTGGGATTCGGTCCCTTTACTGTCTTGAAGCAGAAATTATTGCCAGACCGGATCGGGATCAAAGTTCATCAGAAACTACAATCCCTGGCGGGGCGCCAGTTTCCTGCAATACGGTCCTGTGGCGCGGTGTATGTTGTCCTGGCACAGAAACCCTGA
- a CDS encoding O-antigen ligase family protein encodes MKNHKRAFAVSEELYVKRTPFSIWIWVAALLGLFGLLAMLAIEGMVSRHGVLAILALACVPAGLIMLILGLRCGLQFLHNLKPQLKWYHGLWLLVFASALVFRVRGVDDIRQNPIDAWALYRIGIELIVVAALFIRLALRRTPWLGSMFRGFVGVIAAFGVVDLASTVWSVYPTWTLYKACEYLLDIALLGAILATVQSVKEYRTLFNWTWMLYGMLLASTWFGVLLWPQQALYPSGKEVGVGVLGIRLEGVLPALSSNDVGTFAGILGLIALCRLLPIAGKKSDRAWYVLLLIASVTTMVIAQTRSAIAGFLFGIFLLLLFSGRLGLSAFLTFVVAPLLVISSLGGLVWTFLERGQSTQQLETLSSRVDWWSFAWQTFMERPLTGYGAYAAGRFAVMAKIGMGETSTMHSDYLEMIVGTGIWGITLFLLALLGTWWFLTRYLRHSTAMSIEQQMAYEALVVLGMLTLRSIFMTMLTWHPPLHYLVILGYAEFLRRRRLREIPISTHIIRDAVPQLEAIPSHT; translated from the coding sequence ATGAAAAACCACAAAAGAGCATTCGCGGTTTCTGAAGAACTTTACGTCAAGAGGACTCCTTTTTCGATATGGATATGGGTGGCTGCCTTGCTTGGGTTGTTCGGCTTGCTGGCAATGCTGGCGATTGAAGGAATGGTTTCTCGCCACGGCGTCCTTGCCATCCTGGCGCTGGCCTGTGTTCCGGCTGGTCTGATTATGCTGATCCTTGGTCTCCGGTGTGGTCTGCAGTTCCTCCATAACTTGAAACCACAATTAAAGTGGTACCACGGCCTGTGGCTGCTGGTTTTTGCTAGTGCGCTTGTCTTCCGGGTTCGTGGCGTTGACGACATTAGACAAAATCCAATAGACGCATGGGCGCTTTACCGCATTGGAATCGAGTTGATTGTGGTGGCAGCCCTTTTCATCCGCCTTGCCCTGCGCCGGACACCATGGCTCGGGTCCATGTTTCGAGGGTTTGTCGGAGTCATCGCCGCATTCGGAGTGGTCGACTTGGCATCAACCGTATGGTCAGTTTATCCCACCTGGACTCTCTACAAAGCCTGCGAATACCTGCTGGATATTGCTCTGCTTGGTGCAATTCTGGCCACTGTGCAGTCGGTCAAGGAGTACCGAACGCTTTTCAATTGGACCTGGATGCTCTATGGCATGCTCCTTGCTTCGACCTGGTTCGGGGTCCTGCTTTGGCCACAGCAGGCCTTATACCCAAGCGGGAAGGAGGTGGGAGTAGGAGTTTTGGGGATACGGCTTGAAGGCGTGTTGCCGGCTTTGAGTTCCAACGATGTCGGGACCTTTGCCGGTATCCTCGGCCTCATCGCCCTATGCAGGCTTCTGCCGATTGCAGGAAAGAAGTCTGATCGTGCCTGGTACGTTCTGCTCCTTATTGCAAGCGTCACCACGATGGTCATCGCACAAACAAGGTCAGCCATAGCTGGATTTCTGTTCGGAATATTCCTATTGCTTCTCTTCTCCGGACGTCTGGGGCTCAGCGCGTTTCTCACGTTCGTTGTGGCACCACTTCTGGTGATCAGCAGCCTGGGCGGCTTAGTCTGGACATTCCTGGAAAGAGGGCAAAGCACCCAGCAACTTGAAACGCTTAGCAGCCGCGTTGACTGGTGGTCGTTCGCATGGCAGACATTCATGGAACGTCCGCTCACGGGGTACGGGGCTTACGCGGCAGGCCGGTTTGCCGTTATGGCCAAAATCGGCATGGGGGAAACCTCCACCATGCACAGTGATTATCTTGAAATGATCGTTGGAACCGGCATTTGGGGAATAACCCTCTTCCTTCTTGCACTGCTGGGTACCTGGTGGTTTCTCACCCGGTACCTTCGCCACTCGACGGCTATGTCCATAGAGCAGCAGATGGCTTATGAAGCACTCGTCGTGCTTGGCATGCTGACTCTCCGATCGATTTTTATGACTATGCTGACCTGGCACCCTCCCCTGCACTACCTGGTAATTCTCGGTTACGCGGAATTCCTGCGCCGTAGGCGGCTGCGGGAAATTCCAATATCCACGCACATCATCAGAGACGCGGTCCCCCAACTTGAAGCCATACCGTCGCACACTTGA
- a CDS encoding sugar transferase, with the protein MSSVRRQMLLTMLKFFDLSVMVASFLLAAVPALYQSGLSFSESFSMRIKVQNFVLFMALVIVWHIIFASFNFYESRRLLSRESDIVDTLNATSLCTLAVAAAAMLFHIRLVDVAFIVVLWGAGSTTIMLSRLALRYFLHSMRKRGHNLRHALVVGTNPRALQFVGRVESRPELGYRVIGFADEKWPGLKAIKESGKRLVCDLQGVAEFVRNTVVDEIVIALPLRSFYGRAAEIAVLCEEQGIVVRFLPRIFNLHKARSTAEELAGYPLLTLSTGPLDGWPVFVKRALDLVLSSAILLLLSPILLMTALLIKLTSPGPILFRQKRVGLNKRHFWICKFRTMVPDAEKQIAELEKLNEVSGPVFKIKNDPRLTPVGKFLRSTSIDELPQLFNVLKGDMSLVGPRPLPLRDCNGFEQDWHRRRFSVRPGITCLWQVNGRSSIPFEKWMELDMQYIDEWSLWLDFKILAGTIPAVLRGSGAA; encoded by the coding sequence ATGAGCAGTGTGCGTCGGCAGATGCTTCTAACGATGCTCAAGTTTTTTGACCTTTCGGTCATGGTCGCATCCTTTCTGCTTGCGGCCGTGCCTGCCTTGTACCAGAGCGGCCTCTCGTTTTCAGAATCCTTTTCGATGCGGATCAAGGTACAGAATTTTGTTTTGTTTATGGCTCTGGTAATCGTCTGGCACATCATTTTTGCTTCCTTCAATTTCTACGAATCGCGCCGTCTGCTTTCCCGCGAGTCGGATATCGTCGACACACTGAATGCAACTTCACTTTGCACGCTTGCGGTGGCGGCGGCCGCCATGTTGTTCCACATCAGACTGGTGGATGTGGCCTTTATTGTGGTGCTGTGGGGGGCCGGCAGCACGACGATCATGTTAAGCCGTTTGGCCCTCCGTTACTTTCTCCATTCCATGCGCAAGCGCGGGCACAACCTCCGCCACGCGTTGGTTGTGGGAACCAACCCTCGGGCACTTCAATTTGTTGGAAGAGTCGAGTCCCGGCCCGAGCTCGGCTACCGGGTCATCGGCTTTGCTGATGAAAAATGGCCTGGGCTCAAAGCCATTAAAGAATCTGGGAAACGCCTGGTCTGCGATCTGCAAGGCGTTGCCGAATTTGTTCGAAACACTGTCGTGGATGAAATTGTGATCGCGCTCCCTCTGAGGTCCTTTTACGGTCGTGCGGCTGAAATCGCTGTTCTGTGCGAAGAGCAAGGCATCGTCGTGCGCTTTCTCCCCAGGATTTTCAATTTGCACAAGGCCCGGTCAACCGCTGAAGAGCTGGCCGGGTATCCCTTGCTGACGCTGTCTACGGGTCCACTTGACGGCTGGCCGGTGTTTGTGAAGCGTGCGCTAGATCTTGTCCTTTCATCGGCAATACTGCTTCTTCTCTCCCCCATTCTCCTCATGACTGCCCTATTGATCAAGCTCACCTCGCCCGGACCCATCCTTTTCCGTCAGAAAAGGGTGGGACTCAACAAGCGTCATTTCTGGATTTGCAAGTTTCGGACAATGGTGCCCGACGCTGAAAAGCAAATCGCCGAATTGGAAAAGTTGAATGAGGTCAGTGGTCCGGTTTTCAAAATTAAAAACGATCCGCGCCTTACGCCAGTTGGTAAGTTCCTGCGCAGCACCAGCATCGACGAACTACCGCAATTGTTTAACGTGCTCAAAGGGGATATGAGCCTCGTGGGGCCCAGACCTTTACCTCTCCGCGACTGTAATGGTTTTGAACAGGACTGGCACCGGCGGAGGTTCAGTGTCCGGCCCGGGATTACCTGCCTCTGGCAGGTGAATGGCAGAAGCTCAATACCTTTCGAAAAGTGGATGGAACTGGATATGCAATATATTGACGAGTGGTCATTGTGGCTCGACTTCAAAATCCTGGCTGGAACGATTCCCGCCGTTTTGCGAGGCTCCGGCGCCGCCTGA
- a CDS encoding 2-phosphosulfolactate phosphatase, with protein sequence MLLPRKNCARSAKCNSPPAGPCEIPMQKQVIIDCFPESALKYQEGYAVVAVDVIRATTSAITIAARGGRCFPAPSLNAALKLKTTLKGALLAGEIDGDIAPGFELNNSPAELAKRDIAGRPVILLSSSGTRLISLAQECNTVYLACFRNYGYVARHFADRHSRVAVIGAGSRGEFREEDQMCCAWVARDLAEMGYAPANDMTFSIIKTWAFEPPDAALKGKSADYLRRTGQSQDLDFILSHINDLHGTYQVRGGEVITLPECKTDSVIERAPVISTAPQTYNAC encoded by the coding sequence ATGCTTTTGCCGAGGAAAAACTGCGCCCGGTCCGCAAAGTGTAATTCTCCGCCGGCAGGACCCTGCGAAATCCCTATGCAAAAACAGGTCATCATCGACTGCTTTCCAGAGAGTGCGTTGAAATACCAGGAAGGCTATGCGGTTGTAGCCGTTGACGTGATCCGCGCTACCACGTCGGCGATCACCATCGCCGCCAGGGGAGGCCGCTGCTTCCCGGCGCCTTCGCTGAACGCTGCCCTCAAACTGAAAACCACGCTCAAAGGCGCCCTGCTCGCTGGTGAAATTGACGGTGATATTGCTCCGGGATTCGAATTGAACAACAGCCCTGCTGAACTTGCTAAACGGGACATTGCAGGGCGTCCTGTCATTCTTCTTTCGTCATCTGGTACCCGCCTGATCTCTCTGGCACAGGAATGTAATACCGTCTACCTGGCCTGTTTTAGAAACTATGGTTATGTAGCCCGCCATTTCGCAGATCGCCATTCGCGCGTAGCAGTGATCGGCGCCGGGAGCCGCGGCGAATTCAGAGAAGAAGACCAGATGTGTTGCGCCTGGGTCGCCAGGGACCTTGCCGAGATGGGCTATGCGCCAGCCAATGATATGACTTTCAGCATTATCAAAACATGGGCCTTTGAGCCTCCGGATGCTGCACTGAAAGGCAAGAGTGCTGACTACCTCAGGCGAACCGGGCAGAGCCAGGACCTCGATTTCATCCTTTCTCATATCAACGACCTGCATGGCACTTACCAGGTGCGGGGTGGCGAGGTCATTACTTTACCTGAGTGCAAGACCGATTCCGTTATTGAGCGTGCCCCCGTTATTAGCACTGCTCCACAGACGTACAACGCATGCTGA
- a CDS encoding glycosyltransferase, with product MLRFVWIRLSGRLAWDPAKHSHVSAWRYILWQKKALRQAHRLQKQVGFDIVHHVSWGTVSEPPPLWRLPIPFVWGPVGGGQVAPACLRSYLGSAAKAEWMRDFRMRLISLRPALRKTARNSAMILATNHETAQLLERAGASGVTLFLDTGIGEEFLPMQAPQRISRRELTLLWAGRLQPRKCLPLALEALAQCNDLPVRLLVAGKGAMRCQWEALSQRLGLTNRVEFLGQVDYSQMPALYRAADVFIFTSVRDAFGSQVLEAMASGLPIIALDHQGVRAFVPDNAGVKVPVASPQEAIAGLASAIRLLVFSPEARIEMGLAAWEFARTQTWNRRAELMSSWYERILCQRSKHFAPGNAFAQHSSDLPNLASRRS from the coding sequence ATGCTGCGCTTCGTTTGGATCAGGCTTTCCGGCCGGCTCGCATGGGACCCGGCAAAACACTCGCATGTGAGCGCCTGGCGGTACATCTTATGGCAAAAAAAAGCATTACGTCAGGCACATCGGTTACAGAAACAGGTCGGTTTCGATATTGTTCATCACGTGAGCTGGGGCACTGTAAGTGAACCACCACCCCTTTGGCGTCTCCCAATACCTTTCGTCTGGGGACCGGTCGGTGGAGGGCAAGTGGCCCCCGCCTGCCTCAGAAGTTATCTTGGTTCAGCGGCGAAGGCCGAGTGGATGCGTGATTTTCGAATGCGGCTGATATCCCTAAGGCCAGCGCTTCGGAAAACCGCGCGTAACTCGGCGATGATCCTGGCCACGAACCATGAGACCGCACAGTTGCTTGAGAGGGCCGGGGCGAGTGGCGTGACGCTGTTTCTCGATACCGGCATCGGGGAGGAGTTTCTGCCAATGCAGGCCCCGCAGCGCATCTCGAGGCGGGAACTCACCCTTCTTTGGGCAGGCAGATTACAGCCAAGGAAGTGCCTTCCGCTGGCGCTGGAAGCTCTGGCGCAATGCAATGATTTACCCGTGCGGCTCCTCGTAGCAGGCAAAGGGGCCATGCGATGCCAATGGGAAGCTTTATCACAAAGGCTCGGTCTGACCAATCGCGTTGAATTTCTCGGGCAGGTTGATTACAGCCAGATGCCTGCCCTTTACCGCGCAGCCGATGTGTTCATCTTTACCAGCGTGCGTGATGCTTTTGGCTCTCAAGTGCTCGAAGCTATGGCCAGTGGATTACCGATCATCGCGCTCGACCACCAGGGCGTAAGGGCCTTCGTTCCTGACAACGCAGGCGTCAAAGTTCCGGTCGCAAGCCCCCAAGAGGCGATTGCCGGTCTTGCCTCAGCCATCCGCCTTCTGGTTTTCTCCCCGGAGGCAAGGATTGAAATGGGGCTTGCTGCCTGGGAATTCGCTCGCACACAAACGTGGAATCGGCGCGCCGAGCTGATGAGCAGTTGGTATGAACGAATCCTTTGTCAGCGGTCCAAACACTTCGCGCCAGGCAATGCATTCGCACAACACAGCTCAGATCTGCCAAATCTGGCGTCAAGACGTTCTTAA